One segment of Labrus mixtus chromosome 10, fLabMix1.1, whole genome shotgun sequence DNA contains the following:
- the ugl gene encoding malate synthase-like yields the protein MSGPLSMELSPSPSGLEEEFKTVFTRESLLFLHELISMFDEEVDQVLRLRMSRKAHFDLSGDLPNFLESTSHIRRDLAWRVLPAPPRLQRRHVDVGDLAPCDTQRFIKALLSPAQGIQVDFDDGNCPTYFNQIKGIHNVLKAVHNHFPNVPHISKAPVLMLRPRAWNMVEHNMMVEGKEAPGPLFDFGLLMFHCGKTLFENKSGPFFYLSKVESFMEARLWNKIFVWTQEKLGLPLGCIKVTVLIENVLAAFEMEEILYELQDHSAGLNCGIWDYSASFVNKFGHRQNFLLPDRSKYVNMEKRFLRRYMDLLVQTCHRRGALATGGMAALLLPQDPLSDSHQRALASVTRLKLLEIEAGVDGFMVYDLGLIEPMQKLFQLHTEGDNQLHQLRDDVTVTPDDLLSMPSGGVTLYGLKYNIAVGVLFINAWLSGTGHFFYRGQVEDSATAEISRSQVWQWIRHQTRLEDDSRVVSRRLVTALTHEVLMELSVSFFRAKQRLNTAADIFLEVVLKRDFPEFITSYLNQDHTFLSSQDFRQVEALEADIPRHKL from the exons GGTCCACTCAGCATGgagctgtctccctctccctcaggTTTAGAAGAAGAGTTTAAAACAGTCTTCACCAGAGagtccctcctcttcctccatgaGCTGATCTCCATGTTTGACGAGGAGGTGGATCAG GTCCTGCGGTTACGAATGTCCAGAAAAGCCCACTTTGACCTTTCCGGTGACCTGCCAAACTTCCTGGAATCAACCTCACATATCAGGAGGGACCTGGCATGGAGGGTACTGCCCGCCCCCCCAAGGCTCCAGAGAAGACATGTGGATGTAGGAGATCTGGCTCCCTGCGATACTCAGCGCTTCATTAAAGCTCTCTTGTCTCCAGCACAGGGCATACAG GTTGACTTTGACGATGGAAACTGTCCGACATACTTCAATCAGATCAAAGGCATTCATAATGTTTTAAAGGCAGTTCACAACCACTTCCCCA ATGTTCCACACATATCTAAGGCTCCAGTGCTGATGCTCCGCCCCCGCGCCTGGAACATGGTGGAGCACAACATGATG GTGGAGGGAAAAGAGGCTCCAGGTCCCCTCTTTGACTTTGGACTCCTCATGTTTCACTGTGGAAAGACGCTGTTTGAAAACAAGAGTGGACCTTTTTTCTACCTCTCCAAG GTGGAGAGCTTCATGGAGGCTCGATTGTGGAACAAGATTTTTGTCTGGACACAAGAGAAG CTGGGCCTGCCTCTGGGCTGCATTAAGGTGACGGTGCTGATCGAAAATGTTTTAGCAGCATTTGAGATGGAGGAGATCCTCTACGAGCTGCAAGATCACTCAGCTGGACTCAACTGTGGCATCTGGGATTATTCAGCCTCTTTCGTTAACAAGTTTG gTCACCGTCAGAACTTCCTGCTGCCCGACCGCAGCAAATACGTCAACATGGAGAAGCGTTTCCTGCGCAGATACATGGACCTGTTGGTTCAGACGTGTCATCGGAGGGGAGCGCTCGCAACAGGAGGGATGGCCGCTCTGCTGCTGCCTCAGGATCCACTCAGCGACTCCCACCAGAGAGCATTGGCTTCTGTAACCAG ACTGAAGTTGCTGGAGATCGAAGCAGGTGTGGACGGCTTCATGGTGTACGACCTGGGTTTGATTGAGCCCATGCAGAAA cTCTTCCAGCTTCACACTGAAGGGGATAACCAGCTTCATCAGCTCCGAGATGACGTCACTGTTACTCCTGATGACCTGCTGTCCATGCCCTCA GGAGGAGTCACCCTCTATGGACTGAAGTATAACATTGCAGTTGGTGTCCTCTTTATTAATGCGTGGCTCTCAG GTACTGGACACTTCTTCTACAGAGGCCAGGTGGAAGATTCAGCAACAGCAGAGATCTCCAGATCACAG gtgtggcAGTGGATCCGTCATCAGACGAGGCTGGAGGACGACAGCAGGGTGGTGAGCCGGCGGCTGGTTACTGCCCTAACCCATGAGGTTCTGATGGAGCTCAGCGTCAG tTTCTTCAGGGCTAAACAGAGGCTAAACACAGCGGCAGATATATTCCTGGAGGTGGTCCTAAAGAGAGATTTCCCAGAATTCATCACCTCCTACTTAAATCAGGACCACACCTTTCTCAGCTCCCAGGACTTCAGACAGGTGGAGGCTCTGGAGGCAGACATTCCCCGACACAAACTGTGA
- the nocta gene encoding nocturnin isoform X1, whose translation MNPARCCSVFFGQLRVSSRGGQVARRPFPPGGVSSPAGTRCCHPGVAAGGGGGGGGGVNGTSPQMKPSGVSNTATTPVCPMGSSSSRLFGTLAQSLNSPPLAQPDLYPDEDLDQGLAEIDPDQLLRECEEALQSRPARPHRDLVLPSGLVPCRQKHNPSIRIMQWNILAQALGEGKDGFVRCPLDALNWQERKYLILEEILTYHPDILCLQEVDHYYDTFQPILASLGYQGTFLAKPWSPCLDVEQNNGPDGCALFYRRSRFSLQSTAHLRLSAMMLPTNQVAIVQTLCCRLTGQRLCVAVTHLKARSGWERLRSAQGADLLQSLRSITSHCGSRGDSEGAVPLVVCGDFNAEPSEDVYRRFSSSPLGLNSAYKLLSSDGQTEPAYTTWKIRPSGESCSTLDYIWYSRDALSVECLLNIPSEEQIGPDRLPSYHYPSDHLSLLCDISFREEPHRLM comes from the exons ATGAATCCGGCTCGGTGCTGCTCGGTGTTTTTCGGCCAGCTGCGTGTGTCGTCGCGGGGTGGACAGGTAGCGAGGAGACCGTTTCCCCCGGGAGGAGTGTCATCCCCGGCGGGGACACGGTGCTGTCACCCCGGtgtagcagcaggaggaggaggaggaggaggagggggagtcaATGGGACCAGTCCACAGATGAAGCCGAGCGGGGTATCCAACACTGCGACAACACCAG tttgtccaatgggcagcagcagcagcaggttgtttgGCACATTAGCCCAGTCACTGAACAGCCCCCCCCTGGCCCAACCAGACCTGTACCCAGACGAGGACCTGGACCAGGGCCTGGCTGAGATCGACCCTGACCAGCTGCTCAGGGAGTGCGAGGAGGCCCTGCAGAGTCGTCCGGCCCGTCCTCACAGAGACCTGGTCTTACCAAGTGGCTTGGTGCCCTGCCGCCAAAAGCACAACCCCTCCATACGGATCATGCAGTGGAATATACTTGCACAAG CTCTGGGCGAGGGGAAGGACGGGTTTGTCCGCTGTCCACTGGACGCTCTCAATTGGCAGGAGAGGAAATACCTGATCCTGGAGGAGATTCTCACCTACCACCCTGACATCCTGTGCCTCCAGGAAGTAGACCACTACTATGACACTTTCCAGCCAATCCTGGCCAGCCTGGGTTACCAAGGCACCTTCCTAGCCAAACCGTGGTCTCCCTGTCTGGACGTAGAGCAGAATAACGGTCCCGACGGCTGCGCTCTGTTTTACCGCCGTTCGCGCTTCTCCTTGCAGTCCACAGCTCACCTGCGGCTGTCGGCCATGATGCTGCCCACCAACCAGGTAGCCATCGTTCAGACGCTGTGCTGCCGTCTAACGGGTCAGCGTCTGTGCGTGGCCGTCACACACCTGAAAGCCCGTAGCGGCTGGGAGAGGCTGCGTAGTGCGCAGGGTGCCGACCTCCTGCAGAGTTTACGCAGCATCACGTCCCACTGTGGCAGCCGCGGCGATAGCGAGGGCGCTGTCCCTCTGGTGGTGTGCGGGGACTTTAACGCTGAGCCCTCTGAAGACGTTTACAGACGCTTTAGCTCCTCCCCTCTCGGCCTAAACTCGGCATACAAGCTGCTGAGCTCCGATGGACAGACAGAGCCCGCTTACACCACGTGGAAGATCCGCCCCTCAGGAGAGAGCTGCAGCACTCTGGACTACATCTGGTACTCCCGTGATGCTTTAAGTGTGGAGTGCCTGTTGAACATTCCCTCGGAGGAGCAGATCGGCCCAGACCGCCTACCCTCCTATCACTACCCCTCTGACCATTTATCGCTGCTGTGTGACATCAGCTTCAGGGAGGAGCCTCATAGATTGATGTAG
- the nocta gene encoding nocturnin isoform X2: MGSSSSRLFGTLAQSLNSPPLAQPDLYPDEDLDQGLAEIDPDQLLRECEEALQSRPARPHRDLVLPSGLVPCRQKHNPSIRIMQWNILAQALGEGKDGFVRCPLDALNWQERKYLILEEILTYHPDILCLQEVDHYYDTFQPILASLGYQGTFLAKPWSPCLDVEQNNGPDGCALFYRRSRFSLQSTAHLRLSAMMLPTNQVAIVQTLCCRLTGQRLCVAVTHLKARSGWERLRSAQGADLLQSLRSITSHCGSRGDSEGAVPLVVCGDFNAEPSEDVYRRFSSSPLGLNSAYKLLSSDGQTEPAYTTWKIRPSGESCSTLDYIWYSRDALSVECLLNIPSEEQIGPDRLPSYHYPSDHLSLLCDISFREEPHRLM; the protein is encoded by the exons atgggcagcagcagcagcaggttgtttgGCACATTAGCCCAGTCACTGAACAGCCCCCCCCTGGCCCAACCAGACCTGTACCCAGACGAGGACCTGGACCAGGGCCTGGCTGAGATCGACCCTGACCAGCTGCTCAGGGAGTGCGAGGAGGCCCTGCAGAGTCGTCCGGCCCGTCCTCACAGAGACCTGGTCTTACCAAGTGGCTTGGTGCCCTGCCGCCAAAAGCACAACCCCTCCATACGGATCATGCAGTGGAATATACTTGCACAAG CTCTGGGCGAGGGGAAGGACGGGTTTGTCCGCTGTCCACTGGACGCTCTCAATTGGCAGGAGAGGAAATACCTGATCCTGGAGGAGATTCTCACCTACCACCCTGACATCCTGTGCCTCCAGGAAGTAGACCACTACTATGACACTTTCCAGCCAATCCTGGCCAGCCTGGGTTACCAAGGCACCTTCCTAGCCAAACCGTGGTCTCCCTGTCTGGACGTAGAGCAGAATAACGGTCCCGACGGCTGCGCTCTGTTTTACCGCCGTTCGCGCTTCTCCTTGCAGTCCACAGCTCACCTGCGGCTGTCGGCCATGATGCTGCCCACCAACCAGGTAGCCATCGTTCAGACGCTGTGCTGCCGTCTAACGGGTCAGCGTCTGTGCGTGGCCGTCACACACCTGAAAGCCCGTAGCGGCTGGGAGAGGCTGCGTAGTGCGCAGGGTGCCGACCTCCTGCAGAGTTTACGCAGCATCACGTCCCACTGTGGCAGCCGCGGCGATAGCGAGGGCGCTGTCCCTCTGGTGGTGTGCGGGGACTTTAACGCTGAGCCCTCTGAAGACGTTTACAGACGCTTTAGCTCCTCCCCTCTCGGCCTAAACTCGGCATACAAGCTGCTGAGCTCCGATGGACAGACAGAGCCCGCTTACACCACGTGGAAGATCCGCCCCTCAGGAGAGAGCTGCAGCACTCTGGACTACATCTGGTACTCCCGTGATGCTTTAAGTGTGGAGTGCCTGTTGAACATTCCCTCGGAGGAGCAGATCGGCCCAGACCGCCTACCCTCCTATCACTACCCCTCTGACCATTTATCGCTGCTGTGTGACATCAGCTTCAGGGAGGAGCCTCATAGATTGATGTAG